Proteins from a single region of Ochotona princeps isolate mOchPri1 chromosome 27, mOchPri1.hap1, whole genome shotgun sequence:
- the LOC131478125 gene encoding testis-specific H1 histone: protein MAEAAEPSGESQGAEVKSPQPEERALGGSSRRSPRSVLKVSQLLLRAIAAHKGLTLAALKRELGNAGYEVRRKNRRHSGEVSRPEVKGTLLRVSGSEAAGYFRVWKIPKPKRKPGRPRLEEAGRLPPRRAPTGSRSIRRRHTNRKAAKKARAVWRQSTKVNGRTRRMRPKAKENVRARKMDEGRGRASKEDTRLGSREETRSSVRQNEEKDKKKAVKCTSQKPSPLKTDRVSGGQGKASTKASLKCDGPRQVVGSP from the coding sequence ATGGCTGAAGCGGCTGAGCCCAGTGGGGAATCCCAAGGCGCAGAGGTAAAAAGCCCGCAGCCTGAAGAGAGAGCGCTCGGGGGCTCATCCAGGCGGAGCCCGCGATCCGTGCTgaaagtgtcccagctgctgctgcgaGCCATTGCTGCCCACAAAGGGCTGACCCTGGCTGCTCTCAAGAGGGAGCTCGGAAACGCAGGCTACGAGGTGCGCAGGAAGAACCGCCGTCACTCTGGCGAAGTTTCCAGGCCCGAGGTGAAGGGCACGCTCCTGCGGGTCAGTGGCAGCGAAGCCGCCGGCTACTTCAGGGTCTGGAAGATTCCCAAGCCAAAGAGAAAGCCAGGACGCCCGAGACTGGAGGAGGCTGGCCGCTTGCCTCCGAGGAGGGCCCCCACTGGATCCAGAAGCATTCGGAGGCGCCACACGAATCGCAAAGCTGCCAAGAAGGCCAGGGCAGTATGGAGACAAAGCACGAAGGTAAACGGAAGGACAAGGAGGATGAGGCCAAAAGCCAAGGAAAACGTGAGAGCCAGGAAGATGGACGAGGGGAGAGGACGGGCCTCGAAGGAAGACACCAGGCTCGGGTCACGGGAGGAAACGAGGTCCAGCGTGAGGCAAAATGAAGAGAAGGACAAGAAGAAGGCGGTGAAATGCACCTCGCAGAAGCCATCCCCGTTGAAAACGGACCGGGTTTCTGGGGGGCAGGGGAAGGCCAGCACCAAGGCTTCCCTGAAGTGTGATGGGCCTCGGCAGGTGGTGGGGAGTCCGTAG